The Saprospiraceae bacterium genome includes a window with the following:
- a CDS encoding D-aminoacylase, translated as MKKLFCIFGMLIVLSQSVSSQKYDIIILNGNIFDGSGQKSFKADIGITGEKITFIGDAKNMNAKRVINVDGMAISPGFIDLHAHLEPILQTPDAESHVRQGVTLALGGPDGGSLWPFGQALKKISKMPLGMNVAYLAGHNTIRTNVMKLDNREPSKAELSKMKNQVAQAMEEGAFGLSTGLKYLPGTFSKVDEVIELSKVAASYGGFYTSHLREEGLGLIDAVKEAILIGKEAKIPVVLTHHKAIGKPSWGKSIETLKMVDAANDSGLDIQIDQYPYTASYTSLSVLIPSWALEGGLEDFRSRINAPFYRDSIKQGIIFNILNDRGSGELKRIQFGKVDWYKALEGKTLEDWCQEKKLAPTPENGADLIIEAQMKGGAGAIFHAIDDGDVDRIMQHPKTMIASDGRLSVPGFGHPHPRAYGTFPRVLGHYVRDRKLLSLENAIQKMTSMPAKRMGLTDRGTIESGYYADIVIFDPVTIRDKSTFEKPHQYPEGIRFVIVNGVITVDDSVFTENRAGKVLFKPVKK; from the coding sequence ATGAAAAAATTGTTTTGCATTTTTGGAATGCTGATAGTACTTAGCCAATCGGTATCTTCTCAGAAATATGATATTATAATTCTCAATGGAAATATTTTTGATGGGTCGGGCCAAAAGTCTTTCAAAGCTGATATTGGGATCACCGGTGAAAAGATCACTTTTATCGGAGATGCAAAAAACATGAATGCAAAAAGAGTTATCAATGTTGACGGAATGGCGATTTCACCGGGATTTATAGACCTTCATGCACACCTGGAGCCGATCCTCCAGACACCTGACGCTGAAAGTCATGTCAGACAAGGAGTAACTCTGGCTTTAGGTGGACCTGATGGAGGAAGCTTATGGCCTTTCGGACAAGCATTAAAAAAGATTTCTAAAATGCCTTTGGGTATGAATGTAGCATATCTGGCAGGCCACAACACCATCAGAACCAATGTCATGAAGCTGGACAACAGGGAACCAAGTAAAGCTGAGCTATCAAAAATGAAAAATCAGGTAGCCCAAGCGATGGAAGAAGGTGCATTTGGACTTTCTACGGGTTTAAAATATTTGCCCGGTACTTTTTCAAAGGTGGATGAAGTCATTGAACTTTCCAAAGTTGCAGCTTCCTATGGAGGATTTTATACTTCACATTTGAGAGAAGAAGGACTGGGTCTGATCGATGCAGTAAAAGAAGCTATTCTGATAGGCAAAGAAGCAAAAATTCCGGTCGTACTTACACATCACAAGGCTATAGGAAAACCTTCCTGGGGAAAAAGTATCGAAACACTCAAAATGGTGGATGCTGCCAATGATTCTGGACTTGATATTCAGATAGATCAATATCCTTATACGGCCAGCTATACCAGTTTATCCGTACTTATACCATCATGGGCTCTGGAAGGAGGGTTGGAAGATTTCAGAAGCAGGATAAATGCACCATTTTATAGAGATAGCATCAAGCAAGGTATCATATTTAATATTCTGAATGATCGTGGTTCCGGTGAACTGAAAAGAATTCAATTTGGAAAAGTGGACTGGTATAAAGCCCTGGAAGGAAAGACACTCGAAGACTGGTGTCAAGAAAAAAAATTAGCACCAACACCGGAAAACGGTGCTGATCTTATCATCGAAGCACAGATGAAAGGTGGTGCAGGTGCGATTTTTCATGCGATAGATGACGGCGATGTGGACAGAATCATGCAACATCCCAAAACGATGATCGCTTCTGACGGAAGGTTATCAGTACCTGGCTTTGGTCATCCGCACCCACGCGCCTATGGCACATTTCCAAGGGTATTGGGCCATTATGTCAGAGACAGGAAACTGCTATCCTTGGAGAATGCCATCCAAAAAATGACTTCCATGCCGGCAAAACGGATGGGTCTGACTGATCGAGGTACTATTGAATCAGGTTATTATGCTGACATTGTCATTTTTGACCCTGTAACTATCAGGGACAAATCTACCTTTGAGAAACCTCATCAATATCCTGAGGGCATCAGATTTGTCATCGTAAATGGAGTAATCACCGTCGATGACAGTGTCTTTACTGAAAACAGGGCCGGCAAAGTGTTGTTCAAACCGGTTAAAAAATGA
- a CDS encoding acyl-CoA reductase — translation MNLIKRVEVLSKLGEQMKSLETDAFQALIHKAEIENPWFTSENIRKSLAAVRDQFLTVSALQKIISKYHLDDNIKSKRIGLILAGNIPLVGVHDLICCFLCGHISLIKYSDKDKTLMKWFTEEMIRIDQDTAAYIIEVDRLRDYDAAIATGSNASAVHFEYYFRHVPYIIRRNRNSIAVLSGNESPEQLRRLGVDVFSYFGLGCRNVSLILVPEGYDITLVIDAFEPFKELMYHNKYKNNYDYNQALMLLNKETFLQSEFLILKQSDQIISRIASLHYQYYKNQADLIWWLRSKENEIQCIATDMNLPQIKTVGLGMAQCPAIDDFADGVDTVNFLLRL, via the coding sequence ATGAATTTAATTAAAAGGGTAGAGGTACTTTCTAAGCTTGGAGAGCAAATGAAATCATTAGAAACTGATGCATTTCAAGCGTTGATACATAAGGCTGAAATTGAAAATCCATGGTTTACTTCTGAAAATATTCGAAAGTCACTCGCAGCTGTAAGGGATCAGTTTCTTACAGTTTCTGCTTTGCAAAAAATCATTAGTAAATATCATCTCGATGACAATATAAAATCTAAAAGGATAGGTTTAATTTTGGCTGGCAATATACCATTGGTAGGGGTGCATGATCTGATATGTTGTTTCCTTTGCGGCCATATTTCATTGATCAAATACAGTGATAAGGATAAAACCTTAATGAAATGGTTTACAGAAGAAATGATACGAATTGATCAGGATACTGCCGCTTATATCATTGAAGTCGATAGACTTAGGGACTACGATGCTGCTATTGCCACGGGAAGTAATGCATCAGCTGTACACTTTGAATATTATTTCCGACATGTACCATATATAATAAGACGAAACCGAAATAGCATTGCGGTATTGTCAGGAAATGAATCACCGGAACAGCTAAGAAGACTTGGGGTTGATGTTTTTTCTTATTTTGGTCTTGGATGCAGGAATGTGAGCCTTATCCTTGTTCCGGAAGGGTATGATATCACATTGGTGATTGATGCTTTTGAACCATTCAAAGAACTGATGTATCATAATAAGTACAAAAATAATTATGACTATAATCAAGCCCTGATGCTGCTGAATAAAGAAACATTTTTGCAGAGTGAATTTCTGATCCTAAAGCAATCTGATCAGATTATATCCAGGATTGCATCACTACATTATCAGTATTACAAAAATCAGGCTGATCTTATCTGGTGGCTGAGATCAAAAGAGAACGAAATCCAATGTATAGCGACAGATATGAATTTGCCGCAAATAAAAACTGTTGGATTGGGGATGGCTCAATGCCCGGCAATTGACGATTTTGCTGATGGGGTGGATACGGTCAATTTTTTGTTGAGACTGTAA
- a CDS encoding sterol desaturase family protein: MMLLVLGILEAMGGLYFDDRRSKNDWTIELISLFTLPTLVQPTIFVLSFWICNTWFHQYEDYFVNAAFGWHILAFLMLDDMTQYWWHRLSHSNRMMWKLHRPHHVVEEMGVLVTYRNAILYYALMPGIWFSAILIYMGMGYAYLFYLPIKLAVILLAHSETKWDRFLYKYKLLHPVAWVIERLISTPSTHFAHHGLTADDGVSHPNGNYGNLLFIWDVIFGTAKITRQYPTKFGAWNQIKEPWYVQLLFPIIRYSRPESELHSLTTKNDYDPSIDYKAFDR, from the coding sequence ATGATGCTTTTAGTTTTAGGTATTCTTGAAGCTATGGGAGGATTGTATTTTGATGACAGGAGGTCAAAAAATGACTGGACTATAGAGTTGATCAGCCTGTTCACATTGCCTACTTTGGTACAACCTACGATATTTGTACTCAGTTTTTGGATATGTAATACTTGGTTTCATCAGTATGAAGACTATTTTGTCAATGCTGCTTTCGGCTGGCACATTTTGGCGTTTCTGATGCTGGATGATATGACACAATATTGGTGGCATAGATTATCACACTCCAATCGTATGATGTGGAAACTACACCGACCACATCATGTGGTTGAAGAAATGGGCGTTCTTGTCACATACAGAAACGCTATTCTATATTATGCTTTGATGCCCGGTATTTGGTTTTCTGCAATTTTGATTTATATGGGTATGGGTTATGCATATCTCTTTTACCTTCCTATAAAATTGGCTGTCATTTTGCTTGCGCATAGCGAAACTAAATGGGACAGGTTTTTATACAAGTATAAATTGCTCCATCCTGTAGCATGGGTGATAGAAAGGTTGATTTCAACTCCAAGTACTCATTTTGCGCATCATGGACTCACCGCAGATGATGGGGTATCACATCCCAACGGTAACTACGGCAATTTACTTTTTATATGGGATGTTATTTTTGGTACTGCAAAGATCACAAGGCAGTATCCTACGAAGTTTGGGGCCTGGAATCAGATCAAAGAACCCTGGTATGTCCAATTATTGTTTCCTATCATTAGGTACTCAAGACCTGAAAGCGAATTACACTCTCTGACTACCAAAAACGATTATGATCCATCCATAGATTATAAAGCTTTTGACAGATAA